Proteins encoded together in one Thermoplasmatales archaeon BRNA1 window:
- a CDS encoding phosphoribosylformylglycinamidine synthase II produces the protein MSAENRMVKRDAPYDLCDIKIRDASKEELSQISEALSLGLSDDEMLEIQKFYVRENREATDVELQSLGQAWSEHCCYKSSKSTLKEFVFGIDRDDVLSRGDAGVMVFDDDYGYALRVESHNHPSAIEPYGGAATGIGGIVRDVICMGAQPIGLADPLCFGPIDTKKEIPAGIKHPRYLINGVVSGIRDYGNRIGIPTITGGFFFDDSYTGNCLVNVCCFGIVKRKDLLRNYASGPGEIMILFGGRTGRDGIHGVNFASKDITATSEDDSRGAVQLGDPITKEPVIHACLELAQKHLVTGMKDLGGGGLSCVVGEMAIELGCGADVDLDKVPLKETGLAPWEIWVSESQERMMCTVKPENVDKVMAIFDLWDIIATPVAKTTDTGRTRLFWGGEKIFDMDIEFLTGGPVYNRPYTAPKVSSKKDEVFPEVPSVSDAVLTLLSDLNVASKEWAIRQYDHQVRAGTVLNPMVGELNETGPGDATVLMPVPGRWKGLAAAVGCNPWFTGADPYRGGKVCIDEAFRNVVAVGARPNAFTDCLNFGNPEKPERLGEFREAVRGIGEIAKELNIPIPSGNVSMYNEAPGGEHILPTPMIVCCGLIDDVRKSVSADFKKSGSCIFVVGDTKDEMGASLLFRKYGGKGGDVPDVVIPRLKEVSGRLLEAMGEGLVLGCHDCSDGGLGIAVSEMCISGQVGAQLNLSQMPGDDIMVKLFSESASRWIAEVDGADVDRFTQIMGDAATLIGITKGDELVIEGTDARILVQEMRAAWNDPIWKIMGGGAQ, from the coding sequence ATGTCAGCCGAGAACCGCATGGTCAAGAGGGACGCCCCCTACGACCTTTGCGATATCAAGATCAGGGACGCCTCCAAGGAGGAGCTCTCCCAGATCTCCGAAGCCCTCAGTCTCGGTCTTTCCGACGACGAGATGCTGGAGATCCAGAAGTTCTACGTCAGGGAGAACAGGGAGGCCACCGACGTGGAGCTCCAGTCCCTGGGACAGGCATGGTCCGAGCACTGCTGTTACAAATCATCCAAATCCACCCTCAAGGAGTTCGTCTTCGGCATCGACCGCGACGACGTCCTCTCCAGGGGGGATGCCGGGGTCATGGTCTTCGACGACGACTACGGCTACGCCCTGAGGGTCGAATCCCACAACCATCCCTCGGCCATCGAGCCCTACGGAGGGGCGGCCACCGGTATCGGCGGAATCGTGAGGGACGTCATCTGCATGGGCGCGCAGCCCATCGGACTCGCCGACCCCCTCTGTTTCGGTCCCATCGACACCAAAAAGGAGATCCCTGCCGGGATCAAGCACCCCCGCTACCTGATTAACGGGGTCGTTTCCGGCATCAGGGATTACGGGAACAGGATCGGGATCCCCACCATCACCGGCGGATTCTTCTTCGATGACAGCTACACCGGGAACTGCCTGGTCAACGTCTGCTGCTTCGGGATCGTAAAGCGCAAGGACCTCCTGAGGAACTACGCTTCCGGACCCGGGGAGATCATGATCCTTTTCGGAGGAAGGACCGGAAGGGACGGGATCCACGGGGTCAACTTCGCCTCCAAGGACATCACCGCCACATCCGAGGACGATTCCAGGGGGGCCGTCCAGCTGGGAGACCCCATCACCAAGGAGCCAGTCATCCACGCGTGCCTCGAGCTCGCGCAGAAGCACCTGGTCACCGGTATGAAGGACCTCGGCGGAGGAGGACTCTCCTGCGTCGTGGGAGAGATGGCCATCGAGCTGGGATGCGGAGCCGACGTCGACCTCGACAAAGTCCCGCTGAAGGAGACCGGCCTCGCACCCTGGGAGATCTGGGTCTCGGAGTCCCAGGAGCGCATGATGTGCACCGTCAAGCCCGAGAACGTCGACAAGGTCATGGCGATCTTCGACCTTTGGGATATCATCGCGACCCCCGTCGCCAAGACGACCGATACCGGACGCACCAGGCTGTTCTGGGGCGGAGAGAAGATCTTCGACATGGACATCGAGTTCCTCACCGGCGGGCCGGTCTACAACAGGCCCTACACGGCACCCAAGGTCTCATCCAAGAAGGACGAGGTCTTCCCCGAGGTGCCCTCGGTATCCGACGCAGTCCTCACGCTCCTTTCCGACCTGAACGTCGCCTCCAAGGAGTGGGCGATCAGACAGTACGACCACCAGGTCAGGGCGGGGACCGTCCTCAACCCCATGGTCGGCGAGCTCAACGAGACCGGGCCCGGGGACGCGACCGTCCTCATGCCCGTCCCCGGACGCTGGAAGGGACTCGCCGCCGCCGTCGGATGCAACCCCTGGTTCACCGGCGCCGACCCCTACAGGGGAGGGAAGGTATGCATCGACGAGGCCTTCCGCAACGTCGTCGCCGTGGGCGCCAGGCCCAACGCCTTCACCGACTGCCTGAACTTCGGAAACCCCGAGAAGCCCGAGAGGCTGGGGGAGTTCAGGGAGGCCGTCCGCGGAATCGGGGAGATTGCCAAGGAGCTCAACATCCCGATCCCGTCCGGCAACGTTTCCATGTACAACGAGGCTCCCGGGGGAGAGCACATCCTGCCCACCCCGATGATTGTCTGCTGCGGTCTGATCGACGATGTCAGGAAGTCCGTCTCCGCGGATTTCAAGAAGTCAGGGTCCTGCATCTTCGTGGTGGGAGACACCAAGGACGAGATGGGCGCATCCCTGCTGTTCCGCAAGTACGGCGGAAAGGGAGGGGACGTCCCCGACGTCGTCATCCCCCGCCTGAAGGAGGTCTCCGGCAGGCTGCTCGAGGCCATGGGCGAGGGACTCGTCCTGGGATGCCACGACTGCTCCGACGGAGGACTGGGGATCGCCGTGTCCGAGATGTGCATTTCCGGACAGGTGGGAGCCCAGCTCAACCTGTCCCAGATGCCCGGAGACGACATCATGGTGAAGCTGTTCTCCGAGTCCGCCTCTAGATGGATCGCGGAGGTCGACGGGGCCGATGTCGACAGGTTCACGCAGATCATGGGCGATGCCGCCACCCTCATCGGGATCACCAAGGGCGACGAGCTCGTTATCGAGGGTACCGACGCGAGGATCCTCGTCCAGGAGATGAGGGCCGCGTGGAACGACCCCATCTGGAAGATCATGGGAGGCGGTGCGCAATGA
- a CDS encoding phosphoribosylformylglycinamidine synthase I, translating into MKAEDVKVCVIRIEGTNCEDEMANAFEMVGAKAEKVHLKQLLGQCAPELKRNLEEYDALAFPGGFSAGDYVRAGAIFAARIKAGIGKDVRDFVEAGKPVLGVCNGFQILVELGLLPALDGTMSDRPTAALYTNDSGRFECRPSVLRNDNRGKCVFTSDIPKGSLMVCPSAHAEGKLLSEIPGFVQKLEENDQVVFRYVTPDGGRASYPWNPNGSPSDIAGICNPAGNVLGMMPHPERVMTGYTVPDWTRSKAGEDGPGKAIFTSVMKYLSKR; encoded by the coding sequence ATGAAGGCAGAAGACGTGAAGGTATGCGTTATCCGCATCGAGGGAACGAACTGCGAGGACGAGATGGCCAATGCCTTCGAGATGGTCGGCGCCAAGGCAGAGAAGGTACATCTCAAGCAGCTCCTCGGACAGTGTGCCCCCGAACTGAAGAGGAACCTGGAGGAGTACGACGCCCTCGCATTCCCCGGAGGGTTCTCCGCGGGAGACTATGTCCGTGCGGGAGCCATCTTCGCCGCGAGGATCAAGGCGGGCATCGGGAAGGACGTCCGCGACTTCGTCGAGGCGGGTAAGCCCGTCCTCGGAGTCTGCAACGGATTCCAGATCCTGGTCGAGCTGGGTCTTCTCCCCGCTCTCGACGGCACCATGTCCGACAGGCCCACCGCGGCGCTGTACACCAACGACTCCGGCCGCTTCGAGTGCCGTCCCTCCGTCCTTAGGAACGACAACCGTGGCAAGTGCGTGTTCACCTCGGACATCCCCAAGGGGAGCCTCATGGTGTGTCCGTCCGCCCACGCGGAGGGGAAGCTGCTCAGCGAGATCCCCGGATTCGTCCAGAAGCTGGAGGAGAACGACCAGGTCGTGTTCCGCTACGTCACCCCGGACGGAGGGCGCGCCAGCTATCCGTGGAACCCCAACGGGTCCCCCTCGGACATCGCCGGTATATGCAATCCCGCCGGAAACGTGCTCGGGATGATGCCCCACCCCGAGAGGGTGATGACCGGATACACCGTCCCCGACTGGACCAGGTCCAAGGCGGGAGAGGACGGTCCCGGAAAGGCGATCTTCACCAGCGTGATGAAGTACCTGTCCAAGCGCTGA
- a CDS encoding Transcriptional regulator of a riboflavin/FAD biosynthetic operon, protein MFKFKIGLYSDVDEKYTFALRKIALLGGIDDYIAVSSRELGDALEMSQQSASKRILELLDLGLIVRDLGARKQRIKMTQSGVDELKREYNEYRRIFELTDHMTVRGAVMDGMGEGGYYICQKGYMDQFESKLGFKPFFGTLNVGVDKEDIGKLDVVKSTAGILIAGFTDEGRSFGDVIAYKAKIRNVECAVVVPARSHYMDVIEIICPYHLRRTLSLNTGDRVDVRINL, encoded by the coding sequence ATGTTTAAATTCAAAATCGGCCTATACTCGGACGTGGACGAGAAATACACCTTCGCTCTGAGGAAGATCGCCCTTCTCGGCGGCATCGACGACTACATCGCCGTATCTTCCAGGGAACTCGGCGACGCACTCGAAATGAGCCAGCAGTCCGCTTCCAAGAGGATCCTCGAACTTCTGGACCTCGGTCTCATCGTCCGCGACCTAGGCGCCCGCAAACAGCGCATCAAAATGACCCAGAGCGGCGTGGACGAACTGAAGAGGGAGTACAACGAGTACCGCCGCATATTCGAGCTCACCGACCACATGACCGTCCGCGGGGCGGTCATGGACGGCATGGGCGAGGGAGGGTACTACATCTGCCAGAAAGGCTACATGGACCAGTTCGAGAGCAAACTGGGATTCAAGCCGTTCTTCGGGACCCTCAACGTCGGCGTGGACAAGGAGGACATCGGGAAACTGGATGTCGTCAAGAGCACCGCCGGGATCCTCATCGCGGGATTCACCGACGAGGGCCGTTCCTTCGGAGACGTCATCGCATACAAGGCGAAGATCAGGAACGTGGAGTGCGCCGTCGTGGTGCCCGCCAGATCCCATTACATGGACGTCATCGAGATAATCTGTCCCTACCACCTGAGGAGAACCCTGAGCCTCAACACCGGCGACAGGGTGGACGTCCGCATCAATCTCTGA
- a CDS encoding Conserved hypothetical ATP binding protein, translated as MNNVYFVGTAGSGKSTMVGAFKEWLDDNEIDSVVINLDPGAEKLPYVPDIDIREWIGLDEVMSEYGLGPNGAQIVAADLMAVNIDRVKDALGSYNVDYVLIDTPGQLELFAFRESSSVVVDALGKSRSMLCYLSDPTLYKSANGFVSAMTLSSLVQFRMDLPMINLLSKCDVLQESEADRIVDWYNNPDTLYGSLLDEDRDPQSVMGMELFRAMEDTGVFGEMRQVSASKGVGLPEIYAAVQLRFAGGEDAERDR; from the coding sequence ATGAACAATGTCTATTTCGTCGGGACCGCCGGAAGCGGGAAGAGCACGATGGTCGGTGCGTTCAAGGAGTGGCTGGATGACAACGAGATCGATTCCGTGGTCATCAATCTCGACCCCGGGGCCGAGAAGCTTCCATATGTGCCAGACATCGATATCCGTGAATGGATAGGTCTCGACGAGGTTATGTCGGAGTACGGTCTCGGACCCAACGGGGCGCAGATCGTTGCGGCCGATCTCATGGCAGTGAACATCGACAGGGTCAAGGATGCCCTGGGCAGCTACAACGTGGACTACGTCCTCATCGACACCCCTGGACAGCTGGAGCTGTTCGCCTTCAGGGAGAGCTCCTCCGTCGTGGTGGATGCTCTCGGCAAGAGCAGGAGCATGCTGTGCTACCTCTCGGACCCCACCCTGTATAAATCCGCCAACGGTTTCGTCTCGGCGATGACCCTTTCCTCCCTTGTGCAGTTCCGCATGGACCTGCCGATGATCAACCTCCTCTCGAAGTGCGACGTCCTCCAGGAATCCGAGGCCGACCGCATCGTGGATTGGTACAACAACCCCGACACCCTCTACGGGTCGCTTTTGGATGAGGACAGGGACCCGCAGTCCGTGATGGGCATGGAGCTCTTCCGCGCCATGGAGGACACGGGGGTCTTCGGCGAGATGAGGCAGGTGTCGGCCAGCAAGGGGGTCGGCCTCCCCGAGATTTACGCCGCCGTCCAGCTCAGGTTCGCAGGCGGAGAGGACGCCGAGAGGGACAGATGA
- a CDS encoding Proteasome-activating nucleotidase, with translation MAQEPDIEELKAKIITLEERNVRLMEDLQNAENDKRYSESELFRLQKDIARIRGELERLKSPPLVIGSLRDVLPDHKVVVHSSTGPDFIVSVSQYVDEKDLVAGSRVSLNKQTLAVMEVLPAPLDPVVTGAEILEKPDITYDDIGGLKQQMVELREAVEDPLKRPELYKKVGIIPPKGVLLVGPPGTGKTLMAKAVANATDATFIRLVGSELVQKYIGEGARLVRELFELAKERAPSIVFIDELDSVGAKRADVATSGDREVQRTLMQLLSELDGFTPTADIKIIGATNRPDILDDALLRPGRFDRIIEIGLPDIDGRQQIFKIHLARMNISKKIDIRKLAEETEGASGAEIKAICTEAGMLAIRDNRDTVAPEDFQAAKVKVMNTQRNQIKGVPAYLYG, from the coding sequence ATGGCGCAGGAACCCGACATCGAAGAACTGAAGGCGAAGATCATCACCCTCGAGGAGAGGAACGTCCGCCTCATGGAGGACCTCCAGAACGCCGAGAACGACAAGAGGTACTCGGAGAGCGAGCTCTTTAGGCTCCAGAAGGACATCGCCAGAATCAGGGGCGAGCTGGAAAGGCTCAAGAGCCCTCCGCTGGTCATAGGGTCCCTCAGGGACGTCCTCCCCGACCACAAGGTGGTCGTCCACAGCTCCACCGGCCCCGATTTCATCGTCTCCGTCTCGCAGTACGTGGACGAGAAGGACCTTGTCGCCGGTTCGAGGGTCTCCCTCAACAAGCAGACCCTCGCGGTCATGGAGGTCCTGCCCGCGCCGCTGGACCCCGTGGTCACCGGTGCGGAGATCCTCGAGAAGCCCGACATCACCTACGACGACATCGGAGGGCTGAAGCAGCAGATGGTCGAGCTCAGGGAGGCCGTCGAGGACCCCCTGAAGAGACCGGAGCTGTACAAGAAGGTCGGAATCATCCCGCCCAAGGGAGTCCTCCTTGTAGGCCCCCCGGGAACCGGGAAGACCCTCATGGCCAAGGCCGTCGCCAACGCCACCGACGCCACCTTCATCAGGCTCGTGGGTTCCGAGCTCGTTCAGAAGTACATCGGAGAGGGTGCGAGGCTGGTCCGCGAGCTGTTCGAGCTCGCCAAGGAGAGGGCCCCGTCCATCGTGTTCATCGACGAGCTCGACTCGGTCGGAGCCAAGAGGGCGGATGTGGCCACCTCCGGGGACAGGGAGGTCCAGAGGACCCTCATGCAGCTCCTGTCCGAGCTCGACGGTTTCACCCCCACCGCGGACATCAAGATCATCGGTGCCACCAACAGGCCGGATATCCTCGATGACGCGCTCCTCAGGCCCGGGAGGTTCGACAGGATCATAGAGATCGGTCTTCCCGACATCGACGGCAGGCAGCAGATCTTCAAGATCCACCTGGCCCGCATGAACATCTCCAAGAAGATCGACATCAGGAAGCTTGCCGAGGAGACCGAGGGAGCGTCCGGCGCCGAGATCAAGGCGATCTGCACCGAGGCAGGAATGCTTGCCATCCGCGACAACCGCGACACCGTCGCGCCCGAGGACTTCCAGGCCGCCAAGGTCAAGGTCATGAACACCCAGCGCAACCAGATCAAGGGTGTCCCGGCCTACCTGTACGGCTGA
- a CDS encoding putative transcription factor, eukaryotic MBF1 -like protein, with product MSERTKSTCEMCGKACPTRPFVVQGVRMNLCPNCAKFGDDYRPPRGAGEDFTPGSNNAVIQQRLEKREKRMQTKDIYAGTANIALVDDYGTRIRQAREKKGLSCKDFAASIGEKEMTISKYESQRLTPDDKMIAKLEKALNIKLTELVQDGKVSGSGQASQGMTLGNFIIYEDKKN from the coding sequence ATGAGCGAACGCACCAAATCCACATGCGAGATGTGCGGTAAGGCGTGTCCGACCCGTCCCTTCGTGGTCCAGGGGGTCAGGATGAACCTGTGTCCCAACTGTGCCAAGTTCGGAGACGACTACCGTCCCCCCAGAGGCGCGGGAGAGGACTTCACCCCCGGTTCAAACAACGCGGTCATCCAGCAGAGGCTGGAGAAGCGCGAGAAGCGCATGCAGACCAAGGACATCTACGCCGGCACCGCGAACATCGCGCTGGTCGACGACTACGGCACCAGGATCCGCCAGGCCCGCGAGAAGAAGGGCCTGAGCTGCAAGGACTTCGCCGCATCCATCGGCGAGAAGGAGATGACCATCAGCAAGTACGAGTCACAGAGGCTCACTCCCGACGACAAGATGATCGCCAAGCTGGAGAAGGCCCTGAACATAAAGCTCACCGAGCTCGTGCAGGACGGCAAGGTCTCCGGTTCCGGCCAGGCATCCCAGGGGATGACCCTCGGCAACTTCATCATCTACGAAGACAAGAAGAACTGA
- a CDS encoding ABC-type cobalamin/Fe3+-siderophores transport systems, ATPase component, with the protein MLKCLCGMYKPASGSVEVNGKAVSTLRGKELAKEIAFVPQSTPATRTTVFDTVLLGRKPYIDWYASKEDYEKVESVLTALKMEDLALKYADQISGGELQKAQIARAIVQEPSVLILDEPSNNLDIANQHRTMHMIMDLVRSRGMSTIMTMHDINLAVHYSDKFLFVKDGKARAYGGVEIITEELIKDVYNIDSEIIYHRGVPLVVPMYSSKYTHDHEHEHTHDIHDHLVGGKDSDWEAGHDPFE; encoded by the coding sequence ATGCTGAAGTGCCTGTGCGGCATGTACAAACCCGCTTCGGGAAGCGTCGAAGTGAACGGAAAGGCCGTTTCCACCCTCAGAGGGAAGGAACTCGCCAAGGAGATCGCCTTCGTACCCCAGAGCACCCCCGCCACCCGCACAACGGTGTTCGACACCGTCCTCCTGGGACGCAAGCCGTACATCGACTGGTATGCGAGCAAAGAGGATTACGAGAAGGTCGAATCCGTCCTCACCGCACTCAAAATGGAGGATCTGGCACTGAAGTATGCCGACCAGATCTCCGGCGGTGAGCTGCAGAAGGCGCAGATCGCCCGCGCCATCGTCCAGGAGCCCTCCGTGCTCATCCTCGACGAGCCCTCCAACAACCTCGACATCGCCAACCAGCACAGGACCATGCACATGATCATGGACCTCGTCCGTTCCCGCGGCATGAGCACCATCATGACCATGCACGACATCAACCTCGCCGTCCACTACTCGGACAAGTTCCTGTTCGTCAAGGACGGGAAGGCAAGGGCGTACGGCGGCGTGGAGATCATCACCGAGGAGCTCATCAAGGACGTCTACAACATCGACTCCGAAATCATCTACCACAGGGGTGTCCCCCTGGTCGTCCCCATGTACTCGTCGAAGTACACCCACGACCACGAACACGAGCATACCCACGACATCCACGACCATCTCGTCGGAGGAAAGGACAGCGACTGGGAAGCGGGACACGACCCGTTCGAGTGA
- a CDS encoding ABC-type Fe3+-siderophore transport system, permease component, whose protein sequence is MLAVLSVFTIHLGATDLSYFDIIRYLFHPDDSWNSTVVWDLRFRMIVAAIVAGAALGCAGAVMQSILRNPMASPFTLGISNASAFGAALAIMFLDGGIIVGQTAAYTNVTNPFLVTALAFVFAMVATGIMLLLVKLTECTPETIVLAGLAISSIFSAGLAFLQYMASDVALSAIVYWQFGSLSKVSWDQLYMLMGVLVLVFVFFFWNRWNYNAMESGEDVARSLGTNVNLTRLLGLIMSAILTAVVVSFMGIIGFIGLIGPHIVKRLIGNDTRYVLPGAMLVGAVVLLLSYIVGSYAFETVLPVGIITSAIGGPIFIAILVRGHRRR, encoded by the coding sequence ATGCTGGCCGTACTGTCGGTGTTCACCATCCACCTGGGAGCCACGGACCTGTCGTATTTCGATATCATCAGGTACCTGTTCCACCCGGACGACTCGTGGAACAGCACCGTGGTGTGGGACCTCCGTTTCAGGATGATTGTGGCCGCCATCGTGGCAGGGGCCGCCCTCGGATGTGCGGGAGCGGTCATGCAGAGCATCCTCCGCAACCCTATGGCCTCCCCGTTCACCCTGGGAATCTCCAACGCTTCCGCGTTCGGAGCGGCACTCGCCATCATGTTCCTGGACGGAGGGATCATCGTGGGTCAGACAGCAGCTTACACCAACGTCACCAACCCCTTCCTCGTCACCGCCCTCGCCTTCGTGTTCGCGATGGTCGCCACCGGGATCATGTTGCTCCTGGTGAAGCTCACCGAATGCACCCCCGAGACCATCGTCCTCGCGGGACTTGCCATCAGTTCCATATTCTCCGCGGGACTGGCATTCCTGCAGTACATGGCCAGCGACGTGGCGCTCTCTGCCATCGTCTACTGGCAGTTCGGAAGCCTCAGCAAGGTCTCCTGGGACCAGCTGTACATGCTGATGGGCGTCCTTGTTCTGGTGTTCGTGTTCTTCTTCTGGAACCGCTGGAATTACAACGCGATGGAGTCCGGAGAGGACGTGGCGCGCAGCCTAGGCACCAACGTGAACTTGACCCGCCTGCTGGGTCTCATCATGTCCGCAATCCTCACCGCCGTCGTCGTATCGTTCATGGGCATCATCGGGTTCATCGGACTCATCGGGCCCCACATCGTGAAGCGCCTGATCGGCAACGACACCAGGTACGTCCTGCCCGGCGCGATGCTGGTGGGAGCGGTGGTGCTGCTGCTGTCGTACATAGTCGGATCATATGCTTTCGAGACCGTCCTGCCCGTCGGGATCATCACCTCGGCCATCGGCGGCCCGATATTCATCGCAATTCTAGTCAGGGGGCATCGCAGACGCTGA
- a CDS encoding formylmethanofuran dehydrogenase, subunit E: protein MDKVYWERCQEFHGHGCPGLATGCRAAYEAARILGIPLETARDEEIVCVTENDACGIDAIQRLLGCTLGKGSMIMRMRGKAAYSFFDRRSGKKVRLVAKFDRSIPREELIELILNGPLEQVFDVKEPKFDLPEKARMFDSKKCDCCGEWCREDLVRFQDGKIVCLDCFRDYSVRW, encoded by the coding sequence ATGGACAAAGTTTACTGGGAAAGATGCCAGGAGTTCCACGGCCATGGATGTCCCGGTCTCGCAACAGGGTGCCGTGCAGCATACGAGGCAGCAAGGATCCTGGGAATCCCCCTCGAGACCGCGCGCGACGAGGAGATCGTCTGCGTAACCGAGAACGATGCCTGCGGCATCGACGCCATACAGCGTCTCCTGGGATGTACCCTCGGAAAGGGCAGCATGATTATGAGGATGCGCGGCAAGGCGGCGTATTCGTTCTTCGACCGTCGCAGCGGCAAGAAGGTGCGCCTGGTGGCTAAGTTCGACAGGTCCATCCCCCGCGAGGAGCTTATCGAACTCATCCTCAACGGTCCTCTCGAGCAGGTCTTCGACGTTAAGGAACCTAAGTTCGACCTTCCCGAGAAGGCGAGGATGTTCGACAGCAAGAAGTGCGACTGCTGCGGCGAATGGTGCCGCGAGGATCTCGTCAGGTTCCAGGACGGAAAGATCGTCTGCCTGGACTGCTTCAGGGACTACTCCGTCCGCTGGTGA
- a CDS encoding DNA-directed RNA polymerase, subunit K, giving the protein MVTNMAKYTRFEKARIIGARALQISYGAPVLVDYPETMIDPIDIALTEFEKDVIPITVVKN; this is encoded by the coding sequence ATGGTGACGAACATGGCGAAATACACAAGATTCGAAAAGGCGAGAATCATCGGTGCCCGCGCACTGCAGATCTCGTACGGTGCTCCTGTTCTGGTAGACTATCCGGAGACCATGATCGACCCGATCGACATCGCGCTCACTGAGTTCGAGAAGGATGTCATCCCGATCACCGTCGTGAAAAACTGA
- a CDS encoding SSU ribosomal protein S2P, which yields MADNDDVQVIDGELLVPEDVYLTSGVHIGTQFKSSDMKDFIYKVRQDGLYVLDIKKTDERIRAAANFLAKFDPQRVLVASMRQYGQRPAREFSKAIGAPAFAGRFVPGTLTNPVNPAFMEPDVLVVTDPAADKQSLSEALNLGIPIVALCDANNETRNVDLVIPTNNKGRRSLACIYWLLTREVLIARGDIKSADEFKMEIEDFEAKY from the coding sequence ATGGCAGACAATGATGATGTGCAGGTTATCGACGGCGAACTCCTAGTTCCCGAGGATGTTTACCTGACCTCCGGTGTCCACATCGGAACCCAGTTCAAGAGCTCCGACATGAAGGATTTCATCTACAAAGTCAGGCAGGACGGACTCTACGTCCTTGACATCAAGAAGACCGACGAGAGGATCAGGGCAGCCGCCAACTTCCTCGCGAAGTTCGACCCCCAGAGGGTCCTCGTCGCAAGCATGAGGCAGTACGGACAGCGCCCCGCCAGGGAGTTCTCCAAGGCAATCGGCGCGCCCGCCTTCGCCGGCAGGTTCGTTCCCGGAACCCTCACCAACCCCGTGAACCCCGCATTCATGGAGCCCGACGTACTCGTCGTCACCGATCCCGCAGCCGACAAGCAGTCTCTCTCCGAGGCTCTGAACCTCGGAATCCCGATCGTCGCCCTCTGCGACGCCAACAACGAGACCCGCAACGTCGACCTCGTCATCCCCACCAACAACAAGGGAAGGCGCTCCCTCGCATGCATCTACTGGCTGCTGACCAGGGAGGTCCTCATCGCCCGCGGAGACATCAAGTCCGCAGACGAGTTCAAGATGGAGATCGAGGACTTCGAGGCGAAGTACTGA
- a CDS encoding putative dioxygenase, translating to MADRFYPSQEGVLRNQIIQCFRMGPGEPKECSNKRSISAVVVPHAGYQCSGSCAAYAFKEIAEDGLPDAYVVIGPDHYGVPYEFVMSSEDYWTPFGPCMVDQGIASKLREYIPDDPRAHTREHSIEVELPFLKYIDPKAKIVPIIMGRQSRSSAERLAQAIKMATIGKDVIIIASSDLCHYVPKSYADTADAGFLGFVRNGDVDGMYRDVMSNNLSVCGYGPIATAMLATGMGRTEILKQTDSFEALNFGRDSVVGYGSAVKYKPGF from the coding sequence GTGGCAGACAGGTTCTATCCGTCCCAGGAGGGCGTCCTGAGAAACCAGATCATACAGTGTTTCAGGATGGGCCCCGGGGAGCCGAAGGAATGTTCCAACAAGCGTTCCATCTCGGCGGTCGTTGTGCCCCATGCCGGTTACCAGTGCTCCGGTTCCTGCGCGGCATACGCGTTCAAGGAGATTGCCGAGGACGGTCTGCCCGATGCATACGTCGTCATCGGACCCGACCACTACGGGGTCCCCTATGAGTTCGTGATGTCCAGCGAGGACTACTGGACACCCTTCGGCCCCTGCATGGTCGACCAGGGCATCGCATCCAAGCTCAGGGAGTACATTCCCGACGACCCGCGCGCGCATACCAGGGAGCATTCCATCGAGGTGGAGCTGCCCTTCCTGAAGTACATCGACCCCAAAGCGAAGATAGTCCCCATCATCATGGGAAGGCAGAGCCGTTCGTCCGCCGAGAGGCTCGCCCAGGCCATCAAGATGGCCACCATCGGGAAGGACGTCATCATCATCGCCTCCAGCGACCTGTGCCACTATGTACCGAAGTCCTATGCGGACACCGCCGACGCGGGATTCCTGGGATTCGTCAGGAACGGGGATGTGGACGGGATGTACCGCGATGTCATGAGCAACAACCTGTCCGTATGCGGATACGGTCCCATCGCCACCGCGATGCTTGCGACCGGCATGGGGAGGACCGAGATCCTGAAGCAGACCGATTCGTTCGAGGCCCTCAACTTCGGCCGCGACAGCGTCGTGGGTTACGGTTCCGCTGTCAAGTACAAGCCTGGATTCTGA